A single Cottoperca gobio chromosome 7, fCotGob3.1, whole genome shotgun sequence DNA region contains:
- the ssr4 gene encoding translocon-associated protein subunit delta, which produces MIRIAAFLALLVVACSGESCTDPAITPSAYTTSDAVISSESVFIVELSLACANGAQSVTLYADVNGRQFPVTRGQDVGKYQVSWSLPHKQASSGTYQVKFFDEESYSALRKAQRNHEDVNAIQPLFSVNIDHRGVWNGPWVATEVVAALMGILVYYMAFSAKNTIQA; this is translated from the exons ATGATTCGGATAGCCGCCTTCCTCGCTCTGCTGGTGGTCGCCTGCTCGG GAGAGAGCTGCACGGACCCAGCGATCACACCGTCGGCCTACACCACCTCTGACGCCGTCATCTCCTCTGAGTCTGTCTTCATCGTTGAACTCAGCCTGGCCTGTGCCAACGGAGCACAG AGTGTGACTCTGTATGCTGATGTCAATGGAAGGCAGTTCCCTGTGACTAGAGGCCAGGATGTTGGCAAATACCAG GTTTCCTGGAGTCTCCctcacaaacaggccagctctgGAACATATCAGGTCAAATTCTTTGATGAGGAGTCCTACAGTGCCCTGCGCAAG GCCCAGAGAAACCACGAAGATGTAAATGCCATTCAGCCTCTCTTCTCCGTCAACATTGACCACAGG GGTGTGTGGAATGGCCCATGGGTGGCTACTGAGGTGGTGGCTGCCCTTATGGGTATCCTGGTCTACTACATGGCCTTCAGTGCTAAGAACACCATCCAAGCATAA
- the LOC115010620 gene encoding rho GTPase-activating protein 4-like isoform X2 yields MTSHVKLRKERVGVVDYDTQVKEVRCQLVDQLKVLDLQLEQKSQQLQDLTDYLRRRGELESEYARSLDKLAEKFTSRIKRKEPSSHSVSQLWLALLSQTRQESKDHNGLSERCSNFLLQPLTHCLEYTQRLAKKSKDICTQLQDGLLKVTTELQTAWRTYYQYHSDYLCAEGKLKEAEKQEEKHKQSVSKKLERLIEKRQGKVQEINLKCSKARNDYILNLAAANASMNKYYLQDISTLIDCADVGYHLSLGRVMQAYLSSRWQTQQNLSTGLHQLQSTVSGLDQSRDRDLLLQDHYNTFCMPLRFSYQPHDGDQVSEVSAECEMRCELETRFKQIQTRLKAVTEETEEASKHMLAAQSSLLESIGDDDLEPSSGSSQEGSTENLAVKPSVTRRRANMQETENLYFTRVKEHLVGSSLVSKLQAKHDQLKVAVEKETNGHQPRNNGKSLLVRRNHSSASLLHNHKLFSGDMLSFIEASGQQIPIVVESCICFINLNGLHHEGIFRVPGSQIEVNNLRDAFERGEDPLAEQSYELDSVAGVLKLYFRGLESPLFPVDSTSQLLEHAQINNEAERAAQLKMVISSYPEPVIIVMRYLFAFLHHVSQYSDENMMQPYNLAVCFGPSLVRGAHDDDVVILQPQINYLVKSIILLHESIFPSPSDVQGPMYEKCMTLEQADCEPIVEEGDVEAEYTQSKDELEAGSSADNSSSSSAAPSQRKAERPRANSGSSIDKSRLTAGQVGGIITSGAKLLLQIPIGPRRGHSPGYVRKVLQEHSSSEDIVVTVDKEVCRQMDSVFMELISRKALQDPPSSTASTPSAQAPQTKGKRDGRRGRGVGLFRAAEQPD; encoded by the exons ATGACTTCCCATGTGAAACTCCGGAAGGAGAGAGTCGGTGTGGTGGACTACGACACACAAGTCAAAG AGGTGCGTTGCCAACTTGTAGACCAACTGAAGGTGTTGGACTTGCAACTTGAGCAGAAGAGCCAGCAGCTGCAAGACCTGACAGACTACCTGCGGCGGCGGGGTGAGCTTGAAAGCGAGTATGCCCGCTCCCTGGACAAACTTGCTGAAAAGTTCACTTCTAGGATCAAGAG GAAGGAGCCCAGCAGTCACTCTGTGTCCCAGCTCTGGCTGGCCCTGCTGTCCCAGACCCGCCAAGAAAGTAAGGACCACAATGGACTTAGTGAGCGCTGCAGCAACTTCCTCCTCCAGCCCCTCACACATTGCCTGGAGTACACACAGCGCCTTGCAAAGAAG AGTAAAGACATCTGTACTCAGCTTCAAGACGGGCTACTAAAGGTTACCACAGAGCTACAGACA gcatggCGGACATACTACCAGTACCACTCAGACTATTTGTGTGCAGAGGGGAAGCTgaaggaggcagagaaacaggaggaaaagCATAAGCAGAGTGTTTCTAAAAAGCTggagaggttgatagaaaaa AGACAAGGTAAGGTCCAAGAGATCAACCTGAAGTGCAGCAAGGCCCGAAACGATTACATCCTAAACTTGGCTGCAGCCAATGCCTCAATGAATAAGTACTACCTCCAAGACATCTCTACTCTCATAGAT TGTGCAGATGTAGGGTACCACCTCTCTTTAGGCCGGGTGATGCAGGCTTACCTGTCCAGTCGGTGGCAGACCCAGCAGAACCTGAGTACAGGGCTGCACCAGCTCCAGAGCACCGTCTCAGGACTGGACCAGAGTCGGGACAGAgacctcctcctgcaggatcACTATAACACCTTCTGTATGCCCCTTCGCTTCTCCTATCAGCCTCATGATGGAGACCAG GTTTCCGAGGTGAGTGCAGAGTGTGAGATGAGATGCGAGCTGGAGACCAGATTCAAACAGATACAAACCAGACTGAAGGCAGTCACAGAGGAAACCGAGGAG GCTAGTAAGCACATGTTGGCGGCCCAGTCTTCCCTGCTGGAGAGTATCGGGGATGATGATCTGGAGCCCAGCAGTGGGTCGTCTCAGGAGGGCAGCACCGAGAACCTGGCGGTCAAGCCCAGTGTGACCCGCCGCAGGGCCAACATGCAGGAAACGGAAAACCTCTACTTCACT AGAGTAAAAGAGCACCTCGTAGGCAGCTCCCTGGTATCTAAACTGCAAGCCAAACACGACCAGCTAAAAGTGGCTGTGGAAAAAG aaacaaatggaCATCAGCCTAG AAACAATGGAAAGTCTCTGCTTGTCAGGAGGAATCACTCAAGTGCCAGTTTGCTGCACAACCACAAACTTTTCAGTGGAGACATGCTGTCCTTCATAGAG GCATCAGGACAACAGATTCCAATTGTTGTGGAAAGTTGCATTTGCTTTATCAACCTCAATG GCCTCCACCATGAAGGGATATTTAGAGTGCCGGGGTCTCAGATCGAGGTCAACAACCTGAGGGATGCATTTGAGCGAG GAGAGGACCCCCTGGCTGAGCAGAGCTATGAACTGGACTCAGTTGCTGGAGTGCTGAAGCTCTACTTCAGAGGTCTAGAGAGTCCCCTCTTCCCCGTCGACAGCACCAGCCAACTCCTGGAGCACGCCc AAATTAATAATGAGGCAGAGAGGGCAGCTCAGCTCAAAATGGTCATCTCTTCCTACCCTGAGCCCGTCATCATTGTCATGAGATACCTCTTTGCATTCCTTCATCA TGTGTCTCAGTACAGTGATGAGAACATGATGCAGCCTTACAACCTGGCTGTGTGTTTTGGCCCCAGCTTGGTAAGAGGGGCTCACGATGATGATGTCGTCAtcctgcagcctcagatcaACTACCTGGTGAAGAGCATCATCCTCCTGCACGAAAGCATCTTCCCCAGCCCGAGCGACGTACAAGGACCAATGTACGAGAAATGCATGACACTGGAACAAGCGGACTG TGAGCCTATTGTTGAAGAAGGAGATGTAGAAGCAGAGTACACCCAGAGCAAAGACG AGTTGGAGGCAGGATCCTCAGCTGACAACAGCTCCAGCTCGTCTGCAGCaccatcacagagaaaagcagaacgtCCTCGAGCAAACAGCGGCAGTTCAATTGACAAAAGCAGGTTGACAGCTGGACAAGTTGGGGGCATCATCACTTCAGGTGCAAAGTTATTGCTCCAGATTCCCATTGGGCCCCGGCGAGGCCACTCTCCTGGCTATGTACGAAAAGT ATTACAGGAGCACTCGTCTTCGGAGGATATTGTCGTTACAGTGGACAAG GAGGTCTGTCGCCAGATGGACTCGGTCTTCATGGAGCTTATCTCGCGGAAAGCACTGCAGGATCCTCCTTCCTCCACCGCCTCCACTCCCTCTGCCCAAGCTCCACAAACGAAAGGGAAGCGGGATGGACGCAGGGGGAGAGGAGTAGGGCTcttcagagcagcagagcaacCGGACTGA
- the LOC115010620 gene encoding rho GTPase-activating protein 4-like isoform X1, translating to MTSHVKLRKERVGVVDYDTQVKEVRCQLVDQLKVLDLQLEQKSQQLQDLTDYLRRRGELESEYARSLDKLAEKFTSRIKRKEPSSHSVSQLWLALLSQTRQESKDHNGLSERCSNFLLQPLTHCLEYTQRLAKKSKDICTQLQDGLLKVTTELQTAWRTYYQYHSDYLCAEGKLKEAEKQEEKHKQSVSKKLERLIEKRQGKVQEINLKCSKARNDYILNLAAANASMNKYYLQDISTLIDCADVGYHLSLGRVMQAYLSSRWQTQQNLSTGLHQLQSTVSGLDQSRDRDLLLQDHYNTFCMPLRFSYQPHDGDQVSEVSAECEMRCELETRFKQIQTRLKAVTEETEEASKHMLAAQSSLLESIGDDDLEPSSGSSQEGSTENLAVKPSVTRRRANMQETENLYFTRVKEHLVGSSLVSKLQAKHDQLKVAVEKEETNGHQPRNNGKSLLVRRNHSSASLLHNHKLFSGDMLSFIEASGQQIPIVVESCICFINLNGLHHEGIFRVPGSQIEVNNLRDAFERGEDPLAEQSYELDSVAGVLKLYFRGLESPLFPVDSTSQLLEHAQINNEAERAAQLKMVISSYPEPVIIVMRYLFAFLHHVSQYSDENMMQPYNLAVCFGPSLVRGAHDDDVVILQPQINYLVKSIILLHESIFPSPSDVQGPMYEKCMTLEQADCEPIVEEGDVEAEYTQSKDELEAGSSADNSSSSSAAPSQRKAERPRANSGSSIDKSRLTAGQVGGIITSGAKLLLQIPIGPRRGHSPGYVRKVLQEHSSSEDIVVTVDKEVCRQMDSVFMELISRKALQDPPSSTASTPSAQAPQTKGKRDGRRGRGVGLFRAAEQPD from the exons ATGACTTCCCATGTGAAACTCCGGAAGGAGAGAGTCGGTGTGGTGGACTACGACACACAAGTCAAAG AGGTGCGTTGCCAACTTGTAGACCAACTGAAGGTGTTGGACTTGCAACTTGAGCAGAAGAGCCAGCAGCTGCAAGACCTGACAGACTACCTGCGGCGGCGGGGTGAGCTTGAAAGCGAGTATGCCCGCTCCCTGGACAAACTTGCTGAAAAGTTCACTTCTAGGATCAAGAG GAAGGAGCCCAGCAGTCACTCTGTGTCCCAGCTCTGGCTGGCCCTGCTGTCCCAGACCCGCCAAGAAAGTAAGGACCACAATGGACTTAGTGAGCGCTGCAGCAACTTCCTCCTCCAGCCCCTCACACATTGCCTGGAGTACACACAGCGCCTTGCAAAGAAG AGTAAAGACATCTGTACTCAGCTTCAAGACGGGCTACTAAAGGTTACCACAGAGCTACAGACA gcatggCGGACATACTACCAGTACCACTCAGACTATTTGTGTGCAGAGGGGAAGCTgaaggaggcagagaaacaggaggaaaagCATAAGCAGAGTGTTTCTAAAAAGCTggagaggttgatagaaaaa AGACAAGGTAAGGTCCAAGAGATCAACCTGAAGTGCAGCAAGGCCCGAAACGATTACATCCTAAACTTGGCTGCAGCCAATGCCTCAATGAATAAGTACTACCTCCAAGACATCTCTACTCTCATAGAT TGTGCAGATGTAGGGTACCACCTCTCTTTAGGCCGGGTGATGCAGGCTTACCTGTCCAGTCGGTGGCAGACCCAGCAGAACCTGAGTACAGGGCTGCACCAGCTCCAGAGCACCGTCTCAGGACTGGACCAGAGTCGGGACAGAgacctcctcctgcaggatcACTATAACACCTTCTGTATGCCCCTTCGCTTCTCCTATCAGCCTCATGATGGAGACCAG GTTTCCGAGGTGAGTGCAGAGTGTGAGATGAGATGCGAGCTGGAGACCAGATTCAAACAGATACAAACCAGACTGAAGGCAGTCACAGAGGAAACCGAGGAG GCTAGTAAGCACATGTTGGCGGCCCAGTCTTCCCTGCTGGAGAGTATCGGGGATGATGATCTGGAGCCCAGCAGTGGGTCGTCTCAGGAGGGCAGCACCGAGAACCTGGCGGTCAAGCCCAGTGTGACCCGCCGCAGGGCCAACATGCAGGAAACGGAAAACCTCTACTTCACT AGAGTAAAAGAGCACCTCGTAGGCAGCTCCCTGGTATCTAAACTGCAAGCCAAACACGACCAGCTAAAAGTGGCTGTGGAAAAAG aagaaacaaatggaCATCAGCCTAG AAACAATGGAAAGTCTCTGCTTGTCAGGAGGAATCACTCAAGTGCCAGTTTGCTGCACAACCACAAACTTTTCAGTGGAGACATGCTGTCCTTCATAGAG GCATCAGGACAACAGATTCCAATTGTTGTGGAAAGTTGCATTTGCTTTATCAACCTCAATG GCCTCCACCATGAAGGGATATTTAGAGTGCCGGGGTCTCAGATCGAGGTCAACAACCTGAGGGATGCATTTGAGCGAG GAGAGGACCCCCTGGCTGAGCAGAGCTATGAACTGGACTCAGTTGCTGGAGTGCTGAAGCTCTACTTCAGAGGTCTAGAGAGTCCCCTCTTCCCCGTCGACAGCACCAGCCAACTCCTGGAGCACGCCc AAATTAATAATGAGGCAGAGAGGGCAGCTCAGCTCAAAATGGTCATCTCTTCCTACCCTGAGCCCGTCATCATTGTCATGAGATACCTCTTTGCATTCCTTCATCA TGTGTCTCAGTACAGTGATGAGAACATGATGCAGCCTTACAACCTGGCTGTGTGTTTTGGCCCCAGCTTGGTAAGAGGGGCTCACGATGATGATGTCGTCAtcctgcagcctcagatcaACTACCTGGTGAAGAGCATCATCCTCCTGCACGAAAGCATCTTCCCCAGCCCGAGCGACGTACAAGGACCAATGTACGAGAAATGCATGACACTGGAACAAGCGGACTG TGAGCCTATTGTTGAAGAAGGAGATGTAGAAGCAGAGTACACCCAGAGCAAAGACG AGTTGGAGGCAGGATCCTCAGCTGACAACAGCTCCAGCTCGTCTGCAGCaccatcacagagaaaagcagaacgtCCTCGAGCAAACAGCGGCAGTTCAATTGACAAAAGCAGGTTGACAGCTGGACAAGTTGGGGGCATCATCACTTCAGGTGCAAAGTTATTGCTCCAGATTCCCATTGGGCCCCGGCGAGGCCACTCTCCTGGCTATGTACGAAAAGT ATTACAGGAGCACTCGTCTTCGGAGGATATTGTCGTTACAGTGGACAAG GAGGTCTGTCGCCAGATGGACTCGGTCTTCATGGAGCTTATCTCGCGGAAAGCACTGCAGGATCCTCCTTCCTCCACCGCCTCCACTCCCTCTGCCCAAGCTCCACAAACGAAAGGGAAGCGGGATGGACGCAGGGGGAGAGGAGTAGGGCTcttcagagcagcagagcaacCGGACTGA
- the naa10 gene encoding N-alpha-acetyltransferase 10 isoform X1, translated as MNIRNARPEDLMNMQHCNLLCLPENYQMKYYFYHGLSWPQLSYIAEDENGKIVGYVLAKMEEDPDDVPHGHITSLAVKRSHRRLGLAQKLMDQASRAMIENFNAKYVSLHVRKSNRAALHLYSNTLKFQISEVEPKYYADGEDAYAMKRDLAHMAEEVPQLRKPGARVTGQEAPSGSGDQERENERDSGGESKELSEVSEATESTDVKDSSSDSQ; from the exons ATGAACATACGAAACGCAAGG ccGGAGGACCTTATGAATATGCAGCACTGCAACCTGCTGTGTCTTCCAGAAAACTACCAGATGAAATATTATTTCTATCATGGATTGTCCTGGCCGCAG CTCTCCTACATTGCAGAGGACGAAAATGGCAAGATTGTTGGATATGTGCTGGCAAAGAT GGAGGAGGACCCAGATGATGTTCCCCATGGACACATCACATCTCTG GCTGTAAAACGCTCCCACAGACGTCTTGGACTGGCTCAGAAGCTGATGGACCAGGCCAGCCGGGCCATGATAGAAAACTTCAATGCTAAATATGTCTCGCTCCATGTCCGCAAAAG CAACCGAGCAGCCCTGCACCTGTACTCAAACACACTCAAATTCCA GATTAGTGAGGTTGAGCCTAAATACTATGCTGATGGGGAGGATGCCTACGCCATGAAGAGAGACCTTGCCCACATGGCCGAAGAG GTCCCCCAGCTGAGAAAGCCTGGAGCGCGTGTTACGGGTCAGGAGGCCCCGTCAGGTTCTGGTgaccaggagagagagaacgagagagacaGCGGAGGAGAGAGCAAAGAGTTGAGCGAAGTCAGCGAGGCAACGGAAAGCACAGACGTTAAAGATTCATCTTCTGATTCACAATGA
- the naa10 gene encoding N-alpha-acetyltransferase 10 isoform X2: MNIRNARPEDLMNMQHCNLLCLPENYQMKYYFYHGLSWPQLSYIAEDENGKIVGYVLAKMEEDPDDVPHGHITSLAVKRSHRRLGLAQKLMDQASRAMIENFNAKYVSLHVRKSNRAALHLYSNTLKFQISEVEPKYYADGEDAYAMKRDLAHMAEEVYMSPS; this comes from the exons ATGAACATACGAAACGCAAGG ccGGAGGACCTTATGAATATGCAGCACTGCAACCTGCTGTGTCTTCCAGAAAACTACCAGATGAAATATTATTTCTATCATGGATTGTCCTGGCCGCAG CTCTCCTACATTGCAGAGGACGAAAATGGCAAGATTGTTGGATATGTGCTGGCAAAGAT GGAGGAGGACCCAGATGATGTTCCCCATGGACACATCACATCTCTG GCTGTAAAACGCTCCCACAGACGTCTTGGACTGGCTCAGAAGCTGATGGACCAGGCCAGCCGGGCCATGATAGAAAACTTCAATGCTAAATATGTCTCGCTCCATGTCCGCAAAAG CAACCGAGCAGCCCTGCACCTGTACTCAAACACACTCAAATTCCA GATTAGTGAGGTTGAGCCTAAATACTATGCTGATGGGGAGGATGCCTACGCCATGAAGAGAGACCTTGCCCACATGGCCGAAGAG gTCTATATGTCCCCCAGCTGA